From Desmodus rotundus isolate HL8 chromosome 12, HLdesRot8A.1, whole genome shotgun sequence, one genomic window encodes:
- the PLA2G15 gene encoding lysosomal phospholipase A and acyltransferase isoform X1: MGPHLCPCRAPLLPVGLLFLLLLSDPALPTGRPPPVVLVPGDLGNQLEAKLDKPKVVHYLCSKKTDSYFTLWLNLELLLPVIIDCWIDNIRLVYNRTSRVTQFPDGVDVNVPGFGKTFSLEFLDPSKSSVGSYFHTMVESLVGWGYTRGEDVRGAPYDWRRAPNENGPYFLALREMIEEMHQLYGGPVVLVAHSMGNMYTLYFLQRQPQAWKDKYIRAFVALGAPWGGVAKTLRVLASGDNNRIPVISPLKIREQQRSAVSTSWLLPYNYTWSPEKVFVRTPTTNYTLRDYQRFFQDIGFEDGWLMRQDTEGLVEATVPPGVQLHCLYGTGVPTPDSFYYESFPDRDPKIYFGDGDGTVNLESALQCQTWRNHQEHQVSLQALPGSEHIEMLANTTTLSYLKLVLLGP, translated from the exons ATGggtccccacctctgcccttgcCGCGCACCCCTGCTACCGGTTGGCCTCCTGTTCCTCCTGCTGCTCTCGGACCCGGCGCTTCCAACCGGACGCCCTCCCCCGGTGGTCCTGG TGCCTGGTGATTTGGGCAACCAGCTGGAGGCCAAGCTGGACAAGCCGAAGGTCGTGCACTACCTCTGCTCCAAGAAAACGGACAGCTACTTCACACTCTGGCTCAACCTCGAACTGCTGCTGCCTGTCATCATTGACTGCTGGATCGACAATATCAG GCTGGTCTACAACAGGACGTCCCGGGTTACCCAGTTTCCCGATGGTGTGGATGTTAATGTCCCCGGATTTGGGAAGACCTTCTCCCTGGAGTTTCTGGACCCCAGCAAAAGCAGCGTGG GTTCCTATTTCCACACCATGGTAGAGAGCCTAGTGGGCTGGGGCTACACACGGGGTGAGGATGTCCGGGGAGCCCCTTATGACTGGCGTCGAGCCCCAA ATGAAAACGGGCCCTACTTCCTGGCCCTCCGGGAGATGATCGAGGAGATGCACCAGCTGTATGGGGGCCCCGTGGTGCTGGTTGCCCACAGTATGGGCAACATGTACACGCTCTACTTTCTGCAGCGGCAGCCACAGGCGTGGAAGGACAAGTATATCCGTGCCTTTGTGGCACTGGGTGCTCCCTGGGGGGGCGTGGCCAAGACCCTGCGCGTCCTGGCCTCAG GGGACAACAACCGGATCCCGGTCATTAGTCCCCTGAAGATCCGGGAGCAGCAGCGGTCTGCTGTCTCTACCAGCTGGCTGCTGCCCTACAACTATACCTGGTCACCCGAGAAGGTCTTTGTACGCACACCTACGACCAACTACACTCTGCGTGACTATCAGCGGTTCTTCCAGGACATTGGCTTCGAAGACGGGTGGCTCATGCGGCAGGACACAGAGGGGCTGGTTGAAGCCACAGTACCACCTGGTGTGCAGCTGCACTGCCTCTACGGTACGGGCGTCCCCACGCCAGACTCCTTCTATTATGAGAGCTTCCCAGACCGCGACCCTAAAATCTACTTTGGTGATGGCGATGGCACTGTGAACTTGGAGAGTGCCCTGCAGTGCCAGACCTGGCGCAACCACCAGGAACACCAGGTGTCACTGCAGGCGCTGCCAGGCAGCGAGCACATTGAGATGCTGGCCAACACCACCACCCTCTCCTACCTGAAACTCGTGCTCCTTGGGCCCTGA
- the PLA2G15 gene encoding lysosomal phospholipase A and acyltransferase isoform X2, producing the protein MSNIWSQGWAQRVPGDLGNQLEAKLDKPKVVHYLCSKKTDSYFTLWLNLELLLPVIIDCWIDNIRLVYNRTSRVTQFPDGVDVNVPGFGKTFSLEFLDPSKSSVGSYFHTMVESLVGWGYTRGEDVRGAPYDWRRAPNENGPYFLALREMIEEMHQLYGGPVVLVAHSMGNMYTLYFLQRQPQAWKDKYIRAFVALGAPWGGVAKTLRVLASGDNNRIPVISPLKIREQQRSAVSTSWLLPYNYTWSPEKVFVRTPTTNYTLRDYQRFFQDIGFEDGWLMRQDTEGLVEATVPPGVQLHCLYGTGVPTPDSFYYESFPDRDPKIYFGDGDGTVNLESALQCQTWRNHQEHQVSLQALPGSEHIEMLANTTTLSYLKLVLLGP; encoded by the exons TGCCTGGTGATTTGGGCAACCAGCTGGAGGCCAAGCTGGACAAGCCGAAGGTCGTGCACTACCTCTGCTCCAAGAAAACGGACAGCTACTTCACACTCTGGCTCAACCTCGAACTGCTGCTGCCTGTCATCATTGACTGCTGGATCGACAATATCAG GCTGGTCTACAACAGGACGTCCCGGGTTACCCAGTTTCCCGATGGTGTGGATGTTAATGTCCCCGGATTTGGGAAGACCTTCTCCCTGGAGTTTCTGGACCCCAGCAAAAGCAGCGTGG GTTCCTATTTCCACACCATGGTAGAGAGCCTAGTGGGCTGGGGCTACACACGGGGTGAGGATGTCCGGGGAGCCCCTTATGACTGGCGTCGAGCCCCAA ATGAAAACGGGCCCTACTTCCTGGCCCTCCGGGAGATGATCGAGGAGATGCACCAGCTGTATGGGGGCCCCGTGGTGCTGGTTGCCCACAGTATGGGCAACATGTACACGCTCTACTTTCTGCAGCGGCAGCCACAGGCGTGGAAGGACAAGTATATCCGTGCCTTTGTGGCACTGGGTGCTCCCTGGGGGGGCGTGGCCAAGACCCTGCGCGTCCTGGCCTCAG GGGACAACAACCGGATCCCGGTCATTAGTCCCCTGAAGATCCGGGAGCAGCAGCGGTCTGCTGTCTCTACCAGCTGGCTGCTGCCCTACAACTATACCTGGTCACCCGAGAAGGTCTTTGTACGCACACCTACGACCAACTACACTCTGCGTGACTATCAGCGGTTCTTCCAGGACATTGGCTTCGAAGACGGGTGGCTCATGCGGCAGGACACAGAGGGGCTGGTTGAAGCCACAGTACCACCTGGTGTGCAGCTGCACTGCCTCTACGGTACGGGCGTCCCCACGCCAGACTCCTTCTATTATGAGAGCTTCCCAGACCGCGACCCTAAAATCTACTTTGGTGATGGCGATGGCACTGTGAACTTGGAGAGTGCCCTGCAGTGCCAGACCTGGCGCAACCACCAGGAACACCAGGTGTCACTGCAGGCGCTGCCAGGCAGCGAGCACATTGAGATGCTGGCCAACACCACCACCCTCTCCTACCTGAAACTCGTGCTCCTTGGGCCCTGA
- the PLA2G15 gene encoding lysosomal phospholipase A and acyltransferase isoform X3: MGPHLCPCRAPLLPVGLLFLLLLSDPALPTGRPPPVVLVPGDLGNQLEAKLDKPKVVHYLCSKKTDSYFTLWLNLELLLPVIIDCWIDNIRLVYNRTSRVTQFPDGVDVNVPGFGKTFSLEFLDPSKSSVGSYFHTMVESLVGWGYTRGEDVRGAPYDWRRAPTAATGVEGQVYPCLCGTGCSLGGRGQDPARPGLRGQQPDPGH; encoded by the exons ATGggtccccacctctgcccttgcCGCGCACCCCTGCTACCGGTTGGCCTCCTGTTCCTCCTGCTGCTCTCGGACCCGGCGCTTCCAACCGGACGCCCTCCCCCGGTGGTCCTGG TGCCTGGTGATTTGGGCAACCAGCTGGAGGCCAAGCTGGACAAGCCGAAGGTCGTGCACTACCTCTGCTCCAAGAAAACGGACAGCTACTTCACACTCTGGCTCAACCTCGAACTGCTGCTGCCTGTCATCATTGACTGCTGGATCGACAATATCAG GCTGGTCTACAACAGGACGTCCCGGGTTACCCAGTTTCCCGATGGTGTGGATGTTAATGTCCCCGGATTTGGGAAGACCTTCTCCCTGGAGTTTCTGGACCCCAGCAAAAGCAGCGTGG GTTCCTATTTCCACACCATGGTAGAGAGCCTAGTGGGCTGGGGCTACACACGGGGTGAGGATGTCCGGGGAGCCCCTTATGACTGGCGTCGAGCCCCAA CGGCAGCCACAGGCGTGGAAGGACAAGTATATCCGTGCCTTTGTGGCACTGGGTGCTCCCTGGGGGGGCGTGGCCAAGACCCTGCGCGTCCTGGCCTCAG GGGACAACAACCGGATCCCGGTCATTAG